The following are encoded in a window of Plectropomus leopardus isolate mb chromosome 23, YSFRI_Pleo_2.0, whole genome shotgun sequence genomic DNA:
- the si:dkey-6n21.13 gene encoding P2Y purinoceptor 3, whose translation MKITLSLTMSSRGGVSPNISVSVLQDLLSSSSPSLAASPPPPSCSIDESYKYIFLPICYSFTFLFSISLNSVVLYRSFRRTKRWNASLIYMVNLASTDFMYGLSLPFLVASYVMRDRWIFGDFMCRLVRFLFYFNLYCSIFFLTCISVHRYLGICHPMKVITLETKKAVKCTCVLVWIVVFALTCPIFRFAQTGHVTRLGVLGNNASSIDYPSHEVSSVNGNASYGNMVGVIEEYQNCWDDAIDKEFPDYVPYGIILHLLGFFVPFSIIAWCYSHVVLTIFRTLHSQPSSCRGRREGEHDGMERRERSSPAVVARGRRGSNGLPRALRRDGGVSIFLGAHSPYANRRRKSIKTIITITLLFALCFFPFHVTRTIFLLLKVTKGVPCHTMTMVSMCYKITRPLASFNAWLNALLYFLTKDKGGAHCCQAVNTTTQQHGVLLLPLRLMGKVEDAEEGGLEDQIDNKENKGFHSPSYMNRAKVSYIVE comes from the coding sequence ATGAAAATTACTTTGTCTCTCACAATGTCATCTAGAGGTGGAGTTTCTCCTAATATCAGTGTCTCGGTACTTCAGGACTTActcagctcctcctccccctcactcgCTGCTAGCCCTCCACCTCCATCTTGCAGCATAGACGAGTCTTACAAGTACATCTTCCTCCCAATATGTTACTCTTTTACGTTCCTCTTCAGTATCTCCCTTAATTCTGTCGTCCTCTACCGTTCCTTCCGCCGGACCAAGCGCTGGAATGCTTCACTGATCTACATGGTGAACTTGGCCTCTACAGACTTCATGTATGGCTTGTCACTGCCGTTTCTTGTGGCTAGTTATGTCATGCGTGACCGCTGGATCTTTGGGGACTTCATGTGCCGCCTGGTCCGttttctcttttactttaaCCTCTACTGCTCCATCTTCTTCCTCACTTGTATCTCTGTCCACAGGTACCTCGGTATCTGCCACCCAATGAAAGTCATCACATTAGAGACTAAGAAGGCTGTCAAGTGCACTTGTGTCCTGGTTTGGATTGTAGTGTTTGCTTTGACCTGCCCTATCTTCCGCTTTGCTCAGACTGGTCATGTGACTAGATTAGGAGTGCTCGGCAACAATGCAAGTAGTATAGACTACCCAAGCCATGAGGTTTCATCAGTAAATGGTAATGCCAGCTATGGTAACATGGTAGGGGTCATTGAGGAGTACCAGAACTGTTGGGACGATGCTATTGACAAAGAGTTTCCTGATTACGTACCCTATGGCATCATACTCCATTTGCTTGgcttttttgtgcctttttccATAATTGCTTGGTGTTACTCTCATGTTGTCCTGACCATATTTAGAACTCTGCATTCTCAGCCCTCATCCTGCAGAGGTCGGAGAGAAGGAGAACATGATGGaatggagagaagagagagaagtagCCCTGCAGTAGTTgcaagaggaagaagaggaagcaATGGACTGCCAAGGGCACTGAGAAGAGATGGAGGGGTTTCCATTTTCCTTGGTGCCCACTCCCCTTATGCTAATCGCAGACGTAAATCTATCAagaccatcatcaccatcaccctCCTCTTTGCTCTGTGTTTCTTCCCCTTTCATGTCACTAGAACCATCTTCCTCCTTCTGAAAGTGACAAAGGGAGTCCCTTGTCACACTATGACCATGGTCTCAATGTGCTATAAGATCACAAGGCCTTTGGCATCATTCAACGCATGGCTCAATGCACTCCTTTACTTCCTGACTAAAGACAAGGGGGGAGCTCACTGCTGCCAGGCAGTAAATACCACCACCCAACAACATGGTGTGCTCCTCTTGCCACTGAGGTTGATGGGAAAAGTAGAGGAtgcagaggagggagggctgGAGGACCAAATTGACAATAAGGAGAATAAAGGATTTCACAGTCCCTCATACATGAATAGAGCAAAAGTCAGCTATATAGTTGAGTGA